TGCGTCCGGCCGCCGAGTCCGATCTCGCCGCCCTCGTCCGCCTCCGCGACGACGCGGCCCGCTGGATGCTGACCCGCGGCATCACCGGGCAGTGGCGGCCCGGGGAGCTGGACGAGGACCACTTCCGCCGGGTCATGGCACACGGCGAGGTCTGGCTGGCGGAGACCGGCGGGCGCGTGGCCGGCGCCTGGGAGCTGTGGTGGGAGGACGAGTCCGTCTGGGGCCCGCAGCCGCCGGTCGCCGGTTACGTGCACCGGCTCATGGTGGACCGGAGCACCGCCGCGCCCGGCACGGGGCGGCTGCTGCTGACCGCGGCGGAACGCCGGGTGTCCGAGGCGGGCCGGAGCCGTGTACGCCTGGACTGCCTGGCGGGCAACGCGCCGCTCAACGCCTACTACCGGGACGCCGGTTACCGCGTGGTGGGCCACAAGGAGGGCAAGCCGCAGCCGGGCGGGGTACCCAAGTCCTTCACGCTGCTGGAGAAGGACCTCGGGCAGGCGGGGTGCGCCCGGGACCAGGCCGGTCCCGGCCGTCCGGACACGAACGGGGAAGGGGGCGGAGATCCGGGCACAGGTCGCTGTGACGCAGCTACAGTGTGACCATGGCAGACAACACGACCATTCAGGTGTCCCGGCAGGCCCGTGACCATCTCGCGCAGGTGGCCAAGGAGCGCGGCGTGACCCTGGGGCAGCTTGTGGAGCAGTTGGCGGCGGAGCAGCTCACGGCCGCCCAGATCGCCGAGCGCGTGGCCGCGACGAGGAAGGTGCTGCGTGAGCGGATGGGCTGCACGCTGACGGACGAGGAGTTCGACGAGGGGCCGGACGTGCTGGCCAACATCTACGCGATGGCCGCGGAGAAGATGCACAACCTGCGAGGCATGGCCGCGTGATCGTTCTCGACACGAGCGCGGTCGTCGCGCTCACCCAGGGGCACCGCGCCCTGCACCACCTCGCCGACAACGTCGCCCGCACGCCGGGGGACTGGCTGCACATCCCGGCTCTGTGCCTGATCTACGCCGAGTCCGTGGAGAAGGGCGTCGCCGGTGATGTTCTCGCCCTGCCGGGCGTCATGGTCGACCCTCTCAACCAGACCGGGGCCGCGACGGTCGGCGCGATGATCAGGGACGGCTGGGGCGACCCTGACATCTGCCACGCCCTGTACATCGCCACACCGCACCTGGAGACCGGTGGCATGTCGATCATCCTGACCGGGCGGGAGGACGAGTACCCGCCCGGCATCCTCACCGTGGACATCGACTCCCCCCGGATGCTCGGCTTCCACTGACCTGTCACCCGTCGCCCTCGGGGATACGCCCGCCCCGGCTGACCACGATGCGCAGCACGTCCGCGAGCGACTCCACCGCCCTGACCAACGCGAAACGCACGGCGCGTTCACCCGCCTCGCGGTCGTCGAGCACGGCCTTGCAGCCGGCGAGCACCTGCTCGGCGGAGGCCAGCTGAGCGGCCTCGACGTCGTCGGCGAGCCGGGAGAGCAGGCTGTGCGGGTTGTCGGTGCTGAGGTAACACGGCTTGCCGTCGGCGCCGGTCCAGGGAAGCAGCCTCATGCGGGGGCCTCTCGGGCGGGGAACAGGGTGTGACGAGCGGTGATTACCGTTCGTGCCCCGATCGTCACTGATCGCGCGTACGCTGCGGAAGAGGTTCGGGGTTGTCTGACGCGCAGGCAACGGGGAGGGGTGACGTGGGCGGCAAGGTTGACGCGGAGCCGGTTTCCGGGCGGGCGATGCTGGGGCAGACGCTGAAGGTTCTGCGGGAGAAGGCCGGTAAGTCACTGGGGCAGTTGGCCGACGAGACCGGCTACGAGAAGAGCTATCTGAGCCGACTGGAGTCCGGGGAGCGGCTGTCCAAGGTGACGGTCATGGAGGACCTGGACGGGTACTACGGCACGGGTGACCTGCTGGTCAGCCATTGGAAGGCGGCTCGGCTGGATGCGTTCAAGGATCAGTACAAGGCATACATGCAACTGGAGGCGTCGGCACGAGTCATCCGGGTGTTCTCGCCGGGTATTCCCGGGCTTCTGCAAACCGAGGACTTCGCTCGGGACGTGTTGTCTGGGGCTCAGACAACGGCCGACGGTGGCGAGGCCGTCGAGGAGCAAGTGGCGGCGCGGCTGGGACGGCAGTATCTGCTGAGGCAGAAACCGGAGCCTGAGGTGCGGGTCATCATGGACGAGTTCGCACTCCGGCGCCCCGCAGTCCGGGGCAAGACCTGGCACGATCAACTGCTCCACCTTGAGACTGCCGCGCAGTGGCCCAATGTGACGCTCCAAGTACTGCCGTTCTCGGCGGGCGCGCACCACCATATGAATGGGTCACTGACCCTGCTCTGGCAGCGGGAAGGAAGCGCCGTTGCCTACAAGGAAGGCAACGGGTGCAGCCGGTTGATCGAAGATCCGGACGAATTTCTGCGACAACGACTGTCCTACGATCGGCTCCGCGACCTGGCGCTGTCCCCGTCGGACTCGCTTGCGTTCATCAGGGACGTACTGAAGGAGCACAGATCATGACGAGCACCGTCGATCTCAGCACCGCTGTGTGGCGCAAGTCGAGTTACAGCGAAGGGGGAGCCAACGACTGCGTGGAGGTCGCCGACAACTGCCCCGGCACAGTCCCGGTCCGCGACAGCAAGCAGCCCCAGGGCCCGATACTCGTGTTCGGCGCGACCTCGTGGACATCGTTCCTGGCGGACGTCAGGAGTCGATGACACCGGCGTAGCCTGGCGTACGTGTACGTGGAGCGGGCGTCACGACTGGCCGGGGCGGTGGTGTGGACCAACACCCCGGACCGGTCCGGGGCGGGGCGGGTCCTGCCCGACGGCTGTATGGACCTGCTGTGGCACGACGGGCGGCTGCTGGTCGCCGGGCCCGACACCCACGCCCACCTCACGGACGGCGGGACCGGCGCCTGGGCCGGGGTCCGCTTCTACCCGGGCACGGCCCCGGCGCTCCTGGGCGTACCGGCGCACGAGCTGCGCGACCGCCGTGCCGAACTCTCGGACCTGTGGCCGGCCTCGGAGGTACGGCGCCTGGCCGGCCGCGTGAACGCGGCGCCCGACCCGGCGAGGGGTCTCGAAGAGCTGGCCCTGCGGCTTGCGGCCGGTGCCGGGCCCCCGGACCCGCTGCTGCGGCAGGTCGTCACCGCCCTCGGCGCGGGCCGCACGGTCGCCGCGACCGCCGACGAACTGGGCCTCGGCGCCCGCCAGTTGCACCGCCGATCGCTGGCCGCGTTCGGCTACGGCCCCAAGACCCTGGCCCGCATCCTGCGGCTGCGCCGCGCCCTCGCGCTGGCCCGGGACGGCGTGCCCTTCGCCGACACGGCCGCCCGGGCCGGCTACGCCGACCAGGCCCACCTCGCCCGTGACGTACGGGAGTTGGCGGGCCTGCCGCTGGGGGAGCTAATCGGCCGCGGCGGCTAGCGGGGCGAACAGGTCCACGCCGTTGCCGTCCGGGTCGAGCACCACCGCGTACCGCTGGCCCCAGAAGGCGTCCCAGGGCTTGAGCTCGCCGCGGCAACCGGAGCCGACCAGCTCCTCGTACAGCGCGTCCACCTCGGCCGGCCCGTCGCACCGCAGGGCCAGCGAGGCCCGGCCCCCGCCGCGGGGCGGTTCCCACGCGGCGTGGAAGGACCGGACGGTCTCCTCGGTGTCGAGCATCAGCCGCAGCCCGCCGGGCAGTCCGGCCTCGGCGTGCGGCTGGTGCTCGGCGCCCTCCGGGAAGGCGAACCCGAGCCGGCGGTAGAAGGCGACAGAGGCGGCCATGTCCGAGACGACCAGGCCGATGGCATCGAATCGTGCGGTCATGGGCCCACCGTAGGCAGCCCGCGGCGGCCGGTCTTGAAGGAAACGGACACCGGCCGCGGGCGTCCGATCCGTTCAAGACCGCCCCTCGGCCGCCCTCGTAACGTCGCCGCCATGACGACCACGACACGGACATCCCGGCACCTGAGCATCTCCGTCGACCGCCCGGCCCGGGAGGTCTACGACTACGTCTCGGACCCCGGCAACATTCCCGGCTGGGCTCCCGGACTGGCCCGCTCCGTCGAGCGGCTGGACGGGCGGTGGGTGGGGGAGTCACCGATGGGCAGGGTCGTGATCGTGTTCACGCCCAGGAACGACTTCGGCGTGCTCGACCACGACGTCACGCTGCCCTCGGGCGAGACCGTGCACAATCCGATGCGGGTGCTCGCCGACGGCTCCGGCTGCGAGGTGGTCTTCACGCTGCGCCGGCAGCCGTGGATGAGCGACGAGGAGTTCCGCCGCGACGCGGAGGCGGTCTCCGCCGACCTCGCCGAGCTCAAGCGGGTGATGGAGCAGGGCTGACCCTCGGCCGAAGGTCACTGGCCCGCGCCGGCTGTCCACGGTGAAGGACGCGCCGACCGGGCCCTCGGTGAGGGGCCAGTTCGGTGCCTCGATACTCCTGTTCGGCGCGGCCTCGTGGACGTCGTACCTGGCGGGCGTCAGAAGGACTCAGTGTTGACGGCGCCGTAGCGCAGGACGTCGTCGCCCTGCGGAAGCAGGTATCCGATGCCCCGCGTCTGCGGCAGCTTTCCCCTCAGCGTCGACGCGTTGGTGCACCCAGAGACCTCGAAGCCGATGACGCCGAGGCTGAAGGGAGCGCTCTTGAAGGTCTCGGCCCCGATGGTGGCCAGCCAGTCGTCCAGCACACTGGACCTGAAGAACGGCCGGCCGTCCCAGTGCGCGACCCCCGCGTGGTCCAGCGCTCCCAGGGGGACGTAGAAGTCCAGCCAGTCGCCGCTGTCGTCACCGCCGCGGATCGCCACGCAACCGCATACGACCAGGTGGCCGGTCGGCAGACGGACCTGACCGCGAAGGTGGCCGTACTCGGTCAGAGAGCCGACCGTGCACGGCACGCGATCCTGTTCCTCGGGTTCACGATCTCTCCGCCCGAAGCACCCCCCCCCACCTCGACGGCCAACTCGTAGTAACCACCGGACCAGTTGCTCTGGTCCCGGAAGGCAGCAGGGCTCGTCATGGCGTGGTCATGCCGCAGAGTCCCCGGTGGGCTAGGCTGCGGCCATGCATACCGGGACGGCATCGCGCCACACACGGATTGGTGACCCGGTGCTCTCCTGAGCGCCGTACGGGCTCCGCCTCCGTCGTGTTGATCACAGGCTTCGGCACATCAATCACGACAGGAGAGCTCATGCCCACCAAGACCCTGACGCTGCTGATTCCCACCGCGGACGGCCAGGCCGACGCCTTCGCCGCCTTCCCCGGCCACGGCGGCCAGCACCCAGGCGTGCTGCTGTACGCGGACGGCTTCGGCATCCGGCCCGTGCTGCGGGAGATGGCCCGCGAGCTGGCCGGGCACGGGTACTACGTGCTGGTCCCCAACCTCTTCTACCGGCACGGCCCGGCACCCGTGATCGACCTCCCCGCGCACATCGGCGAAGACGTCCGGCCCGCGCTCATGGCCCGGCTGATGCCGCTGATCGAGGCGCACACCGCCGAACGCGTCCTGCGTGACGCCGATGCCTACCTCAGGTTTCTCACCGACCGGCCCGAGGTCGCCGCCGGACCGGTCGCGGTGACCGGGTACTGCATAGGCGGCCTCCTGGCGGTGCGCACCGCCGCGGCCCACCCCGGCCGGGTGGCCGCCGTCGCCGCGTTTCATGCTCCCGTGGGCGCGGCCGGGCCCGGCACCCTCGCCGAGATCACCGCCCAGGTCCACTTCGGCCACGCCGCGAGCGACCTGACGCCCGAGGCGCTGGGCGAGCTCAACCGGGCCCTGGACGCCGCGCAGGTCGACTACACCTCCGAGATCTACCCCGGCACCGTCCACGGGTTCACCATGCCCGACACCGACGCCTTCGACCCCGCCGGACTCCAGCGCCACTGGGACCGCCTGCTCCCCCTCCTCGACGCCACACTGGGCAACAGCTGAGGCTCCGGCGGCCCGGCACGTCCCGGCGTCAGGCCGAGGCGGGAGGGGTCTCCGCCCACCACGGACGCCAGGTCTCCCCCTCGGGCGGTCGCGGGCGGGTCGCCGTCAGGTGGTCGCGGAGGGCGGTCAGGCCCGGGTGTGGGTTGTCCGGCCGCCAGAGCAGGGAGTGCGGGTAGACCGGCGTCGGGTCCCGGAGCGGGACGAGACGCAGGTCGTGGCCGACCGGCCAGACGTGCGGGGTCCGTTCGCTGAGGAAGGTCGCCACGGTCGGGGAGCCGGCGATCGTGTCGAGGAGCGCTTCGAGGCCGAAGTTGGGGCCGATGGTGTCGATGACCGGCCCGAACTCGGCGGCGAGTGCCTCGTAGTAGGCGTGCCACTCGGTGCCGGGCACGTTGCCCGGCATCCAGACGCGGTGCCCGGCCAGCTGGGCCGGGGTCACGGACTCCGCCCGGGCGAACTCGTGGCCGGGGCCGACGCACAGGTGCATCGGCTCGTCGAGGACGGGCACGGCGGCGATGCCGTCGGGGAGCCGCTGTCCGGGCATGGTGACGGCCCGGAACGTGGCGTCGACGGCCCCGTCCCGGACCGCCGCCACGGCCGTATCCGCGTCGAACAACGTGACGACGTCCAGCGCGATCTCGGGACGCGCCCGGTGGAAGGCCTGCACCAGTCCCCCGGTGGCGACCCGGCGCCCCACGACGTCCACCCGCAGCGCCCGGTCCCCGGGCCGCACGGCGGCGACCGCCCGCTCCTCCGCCTGGAGCAGGACCCGCGCGTGCGGCAGGAGCGCCTGCCCGTCGATGGTCAGCTCCGCCCCGCGCGGCGTACGGACGAGCAGCCGCACCCCGAGGTCCTTCTCCAGCGCGGCGATTCGCTTCGACACGGCCTGCTGGGTGAGGGCGAGGTCCACAGCGGCCTTCTGGAACTGCCCGGCGTCGGCCACGGCGACGAAGGTGCGTACGGCTTTGAGGTCCACGGCGACAACCTAGCCGCATCCCGTCAAGCCCCGGCCCGCCATGATCCCCGCCTCCACCGCCGCACCGGCTCCCCCGCACACACCCCGCCCACCAGCACCGCCCCGGCCAGCACCACCGCCCACCGGTCGTGTGCCGCCGCCCAGCGGTCGTCCTCCACCGGGACGAACAGGGCCCAGCGCTCGGGCCAGAACAGCACGGCCAGGACCGCCGAGGTCAGCAGGCCCGCCGCCACCGGCGGGCCGGGCCGGGTGGCGTCGCTGAAGCGCACCGCCGCCGCCGCGCCGGCCACCGCCAGGACGAAGGCGGCCCCGGCCTCCAGCGTGAGGTCGGCGACCGGGGGCCGTACGTCCGGCGGCACCAGCAGCAGGGCCGCCGTCCACCAGGCCGCCACGGCCGGGAGGACCAGGGCCACGCGCAGGGCCACGCGCACCGGGCGCGGGGTCGGCACGGTGGCCGTGGTGTGCCGGGCCGGGTCGTCCAGGAGGAACACCAGGCCCATCGCGAAGGCCAGCACCGCGGCCCGCAGCAGGGGCAGGGACAGCTTCTCGCCCGTCTCGCCCCACGTCCGGGTGAGCGCGGCCAGCAGCAGCCCCGCTCCCCCGGCCGCGCCGACCAGGCGCCACGGCAGGGCCCGGCAGACGGGCAGGACCAGCTGCCGGGTCAGTCCAGGCACTTGTCGTCCCCCTCGGGTGCCGGCACGCCGAGCAGCTGCGCGGCCCGGGCCGCCGTCACCTTCGGCGAGGTCAGCTCGGCCCAGCGGTCCTTCACCCGGGCGGTGACCTCGCCCCGGGGCCGCTCGAACAGCGCGCGCAGCACCTCCGTCTGGGCCGCGGTCATGTACAGCCCGTCCGTCGGCTGGAGCACGAAGTCCGAGCCGGTGACGGTGTCGTTGAGGCGGACGCGGCGCAGCGCGGCCATCGGGTCGGACTCCCAGCCCAGGGCCAGCCACATGACGGTGACGACGCGGCCGTCGCAGATCGACGTCGACGCCTTCTCGGTGCCCGCGACCAGCACTCCGGCCACGGCGGCCGAGAACTCGGGGACGCGGTTGCCGCCCCACTGGGTGCCCACGGTCACCTCGTGCGGACGCTCCAGCGGCATCGGCGTAGCGTCGCCGGAGAGGCCGTAGCGGGCGTCGATCCGCTGCCGTACGACGACGTCCTGCCGGTGCGCGGGGCCACCGGCCAGGGACCGCACCCGGTCCACGACCCCGGCCCAGTCCGCGACCCGCGGCTCCCACTCGGGGAACGCGCAGTACGTCGATCCGTCCCGCCGGGCGCAGGACTGCACCTGCTCGGGGCTCAGCGTGGCCCGTTCACGGGCCCTGACCAGCTCGGGGGAGTCGCCGCGCGCCTGGGCCACCCCGCCCACCAGTGTCATGGCGACCGCCCCGGCGACCCCGGCGACGACCGCCGGCCGGCGTCCGCCCGCCGCCAGCAGCGCCAGCAGGCCCAGGCTCAGGGCCAGTCCGGCCAGGTACAGGGCGTGCCAGCCGGCGGGCCGGCCCAGCAGGTCGGACGGCAGGGTGTTGGTGGACGGCTCGCCGACCACCGGCACGAGCCACCTTCCCCAGCCCTCGCCCGACCCCGTACCGAAGACGGACAGGAACAGGCAGAACACGACCAGCAGCGGAGCGACGAGAGCCGACCGCACCAGCCCGGCGGCCAGCAGGCCGGCCAGCCCGAACAGCAGCACGCTCAGCGGCCCCACGAGGAGTTCGCCCACCGAGCCGTGCCCGATCGCGCCGGGCCGCAGCGCCTCCCAGCCGAACTGCGCGGCCACGCACACGGCGGTGAGCAGGGCCGCGGCCAGCACCGACAGCGCATGGGCGGCCGTGCGCCGCCACGGCGGGAGGACCAGCACCCCGAAGTGCTGTTCCGTGCCGTGCCGCCGCGAGCGCAACGCGGCGAGGTTGGCGCTCAGCAGGACCGCCAGCCCGACCAGCATCGGCGCGGTCTGGGTGGCGCGGTCGGCGTCCTGGAGGGCCGGGTAGCCGCCCCAGGCCTTCCCGGAGCGCCACACGGTCCAGCCGAGGTACACGGCGAAGGCGAGGAGCACGGGCACCCTCGTCAGCAGCCGGCGCGTCTCGAACAGGGCCAGGGCCCACACGGCCGCCCCGGCCCCGCCGCGCTCGTCGCGGGCGGCCGGCGGGGCCGCTGCCTGTACGACGGCGGTCATGCGGCCACCTCCGCTCCGGCACCGTCGAGGGTGAGCAGGTAGCCGTCCTCCAGGGTCGGTTCGAGCAGTTCGGCCCCCGCCGGGGGATCGCCCACGTTGCGGAAGGTCCCGGTGCCGGTGCGCCACCCCGCCTTCGCTCCCGGATCGCGTTCCGTGCTGCTCCAGACCCGCCCCTCGGCCCGGGCGGTCAGCTCGGCCGGGGTGCCCTCGAAGCGGACCCGGCCGCCGGCCATGACCAGGACCCGGTGGCAGAGCATCGCCACGTCCTCCGTCTGGTGGGTGGACAGCAGCACCGTGCGTCCCTCCCCGGCCCCGGCGATCAACTCCCGGAACCGCATCCGCTGTTCGGGGTCGAGGCCGACGGTCGGCTCGTCCAGTACGAGGAACCCGGGGTCGCCGACCAGGGCGGCCCCCAGCGCGACCCGCTGCCGCATGCCCCCGGACAGCTTGCGGATCCGCTTGCCGCGCACGTCCGCGAGGCCGACCTCGTCGAGCACCCGCCGCACCTCCCGGTGCCGGGCGCGCCGGTCGGTCAGCTCCTTCAGGATCGCCACGTAGTCGACGAACTCGAAGGCGGTGAAGTCCGGATGGAACCCCGGCGTCTGCGGCAGGTAGCCCAGCCGGCGCCGTACCTCCTGGCGTCCCCGGGCGGTGGCCGGGTCGTGCCCGAGCACGGTGAAGGTGCCCCGGTCGGCGGGCAGGGCCGTGGCGAGCACCCGCAGCAGTGTGGTCTTGCCCGCGCCGTTGGGGCCGAGCAGACCGGTGACACCACCGGTCAGCCGCAGCGATACGTCGTCGAGGGCGCGGGTTCCGCCGTAGCGGAGACTGAGCCCGGTGGCGGACACGGTGGCGGTCATACGGCACGTCCCTGGAAGAGGTCGAATCGGTCACGGAGCAGGAAGAGCAGCCAGGCGGCGAGCGCGGCGACCCCCGCCGCCACGCCCTGCCCGGCCGCGGTGAACGGCGCGAGCGGCGCATCGGCCCCCGCGCGCAGCGCCTCGGCCGCCAGCAGCAGCCCGACCCACGCCCCGCCCACCAGGGAC
This genomic stretch from Streptomyces sp. Go-475 harbors:
- a CDS encoding GNAT family N-acetyltransferase; translation: MRPATDLRLRPAAESDLAALVRLRDDAARWMLTRGITGQWRPGELDEDHFRRVMAHGEVWLAETGGRVAGAWELWWEDESVWGPQPPVAGYVHRLMVDRSTAAPGTGRLLLTAAERRVSEAGRSRVRLDCLAGNAPLNAYYRDAGYRVVGHKEGKPQPGGVPKSFTLLEKDLGQAGCARDQAGPGRPDTNGEGGGDPGTGRCDAATV
- a CDS encoding helix-turn-helix transcriptional regulator, with protein sequence MGGKVDAEPVSGRAMLGQTLKVLREKAGKSLGQLADETGYEKSYLSRLESGERLSKVTVMEDLDGYYGTGDLLVSHWKAARLDAFKDQYKAYMQLEASARVIRVFSPGIPGLLQTEDFARDVLSGAQTTADGGEAVEEQVAARLGRQYLLRQKPEPEVRVIMDEFALRRPAVRGKTWHDQLLHLETAAQWPNVTLQVLPFSAGAHHHMNGSLTLLWQREGSAVAYKEGNGCSRLIEDPDEFLRQRLSYDRLRDLALSPSDSLAFIRDVLKEHRS
- a CDS encoding DUF397 domain-containing protein, with product MTSTVDLSTAVWRKSSYSEGGANDCVEVADNCPGTVPVRDSKQPQGPILVFGATSWTSFLADVRSR
- a CDS encoding helix-turn-helix domain-containing protein, yielding MYVERASRLAGAVVWTNTPDRSGAGRVLPDGCMDLLWHDGRLLVAGPDTHAHLTDGGTGAWAGVRFYPGTAPALLGVPAHELRDRRAELSDLWPASEVRRLAGRVNAAPDPARGLEELALRLAAGAGPPDPLLRQVVTALGAGRTVAATADELGLGARQLHRRSLAAFGYGPKTLARILRLRRALALARDGVPFADTAARAGYADQAHLARDVRELAGLPLGELIGRGG
- a CDS encoding VOC family protein, with amino-acid sequence MTARFDAIGLVVSDMAASVAFYRRLGFAFPEGAEHQPHAEAGLPGGLRLMLDTEETVRSFHAAWEPPRGGGRASLALRCDGPAEVDALYEELVGSGCRGELKPWDAFWGQRYAVVLDPDGNGVDLFAPLAAAAD
- a CDS encoding SRPBCC family protein, which encodes MTTTTRTSRHLSISVDRPAREVYDYVSDPGNIPGWAPGLARSVERLDGRWVGESPMGRVVIVFTPRNDFGVLDHDVTLPSGETVHNPMRVLADGSGCEVVFTLRRQPWMSDEEFRRDAEAVSADLAELKRVMEQG
- a CDS encoding dienelactone hydrolase family protein, producing the protein MPTKTLTLLIPTADGQADAFAAFPGHGGQHPGVLLYADGFGIRPVLREMARELAGHGYYVLVPNLFYRHGPAPVIDLPAHIGEDVRPALMARLMPLIEAHTAERVLRDADAYLRFLTDRPEVAAGPVAVTGYCIGGLLAVRTAAAHPGRVAAVAAFHAPVGAAGPGTLAEITAQVHFGHAASDLTPEALGELNRALDAAQVDYTSEIYPGTVHGFTMPDTDAFDPAGLQRHWDRLLPLLDATLGNS
- a CDS encoding LysR family transcriptional regulator — its product is MDLKAVRTFVAVADAGQFQKAAVDLALTQQAVSKRIAALEKDLGVRLLVRTPRGAELTIDGQALLPHARVLLQAEERAVAAVRPGDRALRVDVVGRRVATGGLVQAFHRARPEIALDVVTLFDADTAVAAVRDGAVDATFRAVTMPGQRLPDGIAAVPVLDEPMHLCVGPGHEFARAESVTPAQLAGHRVWMPGNVPGTEWHAYYEALAAEFGPVIDTIGPNFGLEALLDTIAGSPTVATFLSERTPHVWPVGHDLRLVPLRDPTPVYPHSLLWRPDNPHPGLTALRDHLTATRPRPPEGETWRPWWAETPPASA
- a CDS encoding ABC transporter, which encodes MPGLTRQLVLPVCRALPWRLVGAAGGAGLLLAALTRTWGETGEKLSLPLLRAAVLAFAMGLVFLLDDPARHTTATVPTPRPVRVALRVALVLPAVAAWWTAALLLVPPDVRPPVADLTLEAGAAFVLAVAGAAAAVRFSDATRPGPPVAAGLLTSAVLAVLFWPERWALFVPVEDDRWAAAHDRWAVVLAGAVLVGGVCAGEPVRRWRRGSWRAGA
- a CDS encoding ABC transporter permease, which produces MTAVVQAAAPPAARDERGGAGAAVWALALFETRRLLTRVPVLLAFAVYLGWTVWRSGKAWGGYPALQDADRATQTAPMLVGLAVLLSANLAALRSRRHGTEQHFGVLVLPPWRRTAAHALSVLAAALLTAVCVAAQFGWEALRPGAIGHGSVGELLVGPLSVLLFGLAGLLAAGLVRSALVAPLLVVFCLFLSVFGTGSGEGWGRWLVPVVGEPSTNTLPSDLLGRPAGWHALYLAGLALSLGLLALLAAGGRRPAVVAGVAGAVAMTLVGGVAQARGDSPELVRARERATLSPEQVQSCARRDGSTYCAFPEWEPRVADWAGVVDRVRSLAGGPAHRQDVVVRQRIDARYGLSGDATPMPLERPHEVTVGTQWGGNRVPEFSAAVAGVLVAGTEKASTSICDGRVVTVMWLALGWESDPMAALRRVRLNDTVTGSDFVLQPTDGLYMTAAQTEVLRALFERPRGEVTARVKDRWAELTSPKVTAARAAQLLGVPAPEGDDKCLD
- a CDS encoding ABC transporter ATP-binding protein, translated to MTATVSATGLSLRYGGTRALDDVSLRLTGGVTGLLGPNGAGKTTLLRVLATALPADRGTFTVLGHDPATARGRQEVRRRLGYLPQTPGFHPDFTAFEFVDYVAILKELTDRRARHREVRRVLDEVGLADVRGKRIRKLSGGMRQRVALGAALVGDPGFLVLDEPTVGLDPEQRMRFRELIAGAGEGRTVLLSTHQTEDVAMLCHRVLVMAGGRVRFEGTPAELTARAEGRVWSSTERDPGAKAGWRTGTGTFRNVGDPPAGAELLEPTLEDGYLLTLDGAGAEVAA